A window of the Lolium perenne isolate Kyuss_39 chromosome 7, Kyuss_2.0, whole genome shotgun sequence genome harbors these coding sequences:
- the LOC127313422 gene encoding F-box/kelch-repeat protein At1g80440: MSSCFAATSMGDLIPGLPEEVARECLIRVGFDQLPTVRRISRQWKEEVESPDYSRLRRAEGLARPVIAMVQAQPEHVVETGPAQKHSSASSAVNGGPANNYRMVLLDPVEGRWASLPVLPGPTGSLPLFCQVAAVDGGQGRKRLVVVGGWDPESWAPTDSVYVYDFLTGAWRRGAPMPGPRRSFFATAAVGGTVYVAGGHDEEKNALRSALAYDPDSDAWTALPDMGEERDEPRGLCIGGKFLVIGGYPTPEQGRFAGSAEAFDPATGAWSPVGEALLEDGACPRTCCVAPGAERVYMIRDGNLVARDGGAFAAWRTVASVPEDARTASTVSAIPDGRVVVIGSGCHGGEQTVYMLCDVAGKPASWARAPAPPEFSGHVQAACFLEI, encoded by the coding sequence ATGAGCAGCTGCTTCGCGGCAACGTCAATGGGCGACCTGATCCCCGGGTTGCCGGAGGAGGTGGCGAGGGAGTGCCTCATCCGGGTGGGCTTCGACCAGCTGCCGACGGTGCGGCGCATCTCGCGGCAGTGGAAGGAGGAGGTCGAGTCGCCGGACTACAGCCGCCTGCGCCGCGCGGAGGGGCTGGCGCGCCCCGTGATCGCCATGGTCCAGGCGCAGCCCGAGCATGTCGTCGAGACGGGACCGGCGCAGAAGCACTCGTCCGCGTCGTCGGCTGTCAACGGCGGCCCGGCGAACAACTACAGGATGGTGCTGCTCGACCCGGTGGAAGGGCGGTGGGCCTCGCTCCCGGTGCTGCCCGGCCCGACCGGCAGCCTTCCTCTGTTCTGCCAGGTCGCCGCCGTGGACGGCGGGCAGGGGAGGAAGCGGCTGGTGGTCGTCGGCGGGTGGGACCCGGAGTCGTGGGCGCCGACGGACTCGGTGTACGTGTACGACTTCTTGACTGGCGCGTGGCGGCGCGGCGCGCCCATGCCCGGCCCGCGCCGGTCGTTCTTCGCCACCGCGGCCGTCGGCGGGACCGTGTACGTGGCCGGCGGGCACGACGAGGAGAAGAACGCGCTGCGCTCGGCGCTGGCGTACGACCCGGACTCCGACGCGTGGACCGCGCTCCCGGACATGGGGGAGGAGCGCGACGAGCCGCGCGGGCTCTGCATCGGCGGCAAGTTCCTGGTCATCGGCGGGTACCCGACGCCGGAGCAGGGTCGTTTCGCTGGCTCCGCCGAGGCGTTCGACCCGGCGACGGGGGCCTGGTCCCCTGTCGGGGAGGCTCTGCTCGAGGACGGCGCGTGCCCGAGGACGTGCTGCGTGGCGCCGGGAGCCGAGCGCGTGTACATGATCCGCGACGGGAACCTGGTGGCGCGCGACGGCGGAGCGTTTGCAGCATGGCGCACGGTGGCGTCCGTGCCGGAGGACGCCCGCACCGCGTCCACCGTCTCCGCCATTCCCGACGGCCGCGTCGTGGTCATCGGCTCCGGCTGCCACGGAGGGGAACAGACCGTGTACATGCTGTGCGACGTGGCCGGCAAGCCCGCGTCCTGGGCGCGCGCGCCGGCGCCGCCGGAGTTCTCCGGGCACGTGCAGGCCGCCTGCTTCCTGGAGATCTGA